One stretch of Hevea brasiliensis isolate MT/VB/25A 57/8 chromosome 12, ASM3005281v1, whole genome shotgun sequence DNA includes these proteins:
- the LOC110644137 gene encoding MLP-like protein 328, producing the protein MALEGKLETLLDLKSSPEKFLTLWKKQAYEVPNLTPTNIQGVHVLEGDWVTSGSIKVWNYTIDGKAEVFQEKIELDEEKNIVTLIGLEGDVFKIYKVYTVIWELTTKDQGSLAKLTLEYEKLNENVPVPDNYMDFWISVTKDIDEGISK; encoded by the exons ATGGCTCTTGAGGGGAAGTTGGAGACTCTGTTAGATCTCAAGTCAAGTCCTGAAAAATTCTTGACTCTCTGGAAGAAGCAAGCCTACGAGGTTCCTAACCTTACTCCTACCAATATTCAAGGAGTTCATGTCCTTGAAGGTGATTGGGTCACTTCTGGCTCCATCAAGGTCTGGAACTACACTATAG ATGGAAAAGCTGAGGTCTTTCAGGAGAAGATTGAATTGGATGAGGAGAAGAATATAGTAACTCTTATTGGTCTGGAAGGTGATGTGTTCAAGATTTACAAGGTCTATACTGTCATATGGGAACTAACAACCAAGGACCAAGGGAGCTTGGCAAAATTGACTCTCGAATATGAGAAGCTGAATGAGAATGTTCCTGTTCCTGACAATTACATGGATTTTTGGATTAGCGTGACTAAGGATATTGATGAAGGAATCTCCAAATGA
- the LOC110650831 gene encoding MLP-like protein 328, whose protein sequence is MLAYQICAIDNLYCDIEAMALKGKLETVLDLKSSPEKFLSLWKEQAYQVPNLTSTNIQGVHVLEGDWVTPGSIKVWNYTIDGKAEVFQEKIELDEEKKIVRIIGLEGDVLKIYRVCTGTWELTPKDQGSLAKLTLEFEKLNENVPVPHNYMDFVISMTKDIDEGISK, encoded by the exons ATGTTAGCCTACCAAATCTGTGCCATAGACAATCTTTATTGTGACATAGAAGCCATGGCTCTCAAGGGGAAGTTGGAGACTGTGTTAGATCTCAAGTCAAGTCCTGAAAAGTTCTTGAGTCTCTGGAAGGAGCAAGCCTACCAGGTTCCTAACCTTACTTCTACCAATATTCAAGGAGTTCATGTCCTTGAAGGTGATTGGGTCACTCCTGGCTCCATCAAGGTCTGGAACTACACTATAG ATGGAAAAGCTGAGGTCTTTCAGGAGAAGATTGAATTGGACGAGGAAAAGAAAATAGTACGTATTATTGGTCTGGAAGGTGATGTGCTCAAGATTTACAGGGTTTGCACTGGCACATGGGAACTCACACCCAAGGACCAGGGGAGCTTGGCAAAATTGACTCTTGAATTTGAGAAGCTGAATGAGAATGTTCCTGTTCCTCATAATTACATGGATTTTGTGATTAGCATGACTAAGGATATTGATGAAGGAATCTCCAAATGA